GTGGTCCGAGTCGATGGCCGCGCGGCTGTCCAGCGGCATCGAGCTGCTGATGCTCGGCCTCGGTGTCGTGCCGATCCTCGCCGCGGCCGCGCTGTTCGCGGTCCGCAGCGCCGCCGGGCCGATCGCGTGGCTCACATCCCTGGTCGGAATCGGCATCGCTGCGGGGATCGCGCTTGGCGTGATCCGGACCATGCGCGGCCAGGAGGTGCCGTCCGGCCTTCTCGAAGCGCTGCTCGTGTGCGGTGTGGTTGCATGTGCGCTGGGGCTGCTGGGTGCGGCATACGGCCTCCATGCGACCTTCGCATCACTCGCGGCCGGCACACTGTCCTCGTCCTCCCACGTTGCAGATCTCACCGGACCCCTCGTTCGTGAGGGTTCGGTTCTGGTGCTTGGGCTGCTCCTGGCCCTTGCTGCACTGTTTGCCTGGTTCCTTCTGCTGGGCCGTGAGGCGGCGCGGCTTTCCGCGGAAGTCGAGGCACTGCTCGGGCCGGAGGAGCCGATCCGGGCGGGCGGTGCAAACGTGATCCCCCTCGAGACCGGGAGGTCGGCATGATCGAAGCGTTTCGCGATGGCGGCGTGATGATGTGGCCGATGCTGATCGTCGCGCTTGGCATCGCCTCGACCGCAATGCGCACGGCACTGCGCGCGCAGCAGGACCCGGCGGCGGAGGAAGTCCGCCGCGGCATGCAGTCGGTGCTGTTCTGGGGCGGGATGGCCGTGCTGCTCGGCCTGCTGGGCAGCGCCGTGGGTCTCACGATCACCGCGCAAGCGGCAGCGCGGGTACCAGATGTCCCGGCGAACCTGATCTGGGGCGGCATTGGCGTGACGCTGATCACGCTGATCTTCGGGCTGCTCATCTTTCTGTTTGCAGCGCTCGCGTGGTTTGCGCTGAGCGCGTGGTCGGCGAGGCGGCTGCGGGCGACGTAGCGGGACAGGAACTACCATGTCGGACAGGGCTCGCGTGGACGCGCGAGCCCTTTTTTTCGCCTGGAGCCGGCGGCCCCATCTCACGCGGTGACAGCTGTCGCGTCATTGAACGCCCCCGTCGTTCGTCGTATGGTGGATTGCCCACGTCTACCTGCGAATACCCATGACA
This DNA window, taken from Longimicrobiales bacterium, encodes the following:
- a CDS encoding MotA/TolQ/ExbB proton channel family protein codes for the protein MIEAFRDGGVMMWPMLIVALGIASTAMRTALRAQQDPAAEEVRRGMQSVLFWGGMAVLLGLLGSAVGLTITAQAAARVPDVPANLIWGGIGVTLITLIFGLLIFLFAALAWFALSAWSARRLRAT